Proteins co-encoded in one Plectropomus leopardus isolate mb unplaced genomic scaffold, YSFRI_Pleo_2.0 unplaced_scaffold19908, whole genome shotgun sequence genomic window:
- the LOC121965416 gene encoding motor neuron and pancreas homeobox protein 1-like gives MEKSKNFRIDALLADETNRVSRDLSPGLSSDSPAGSPVSCRRADTPSPRAVQLQGIIHKPGVLNLPHPGLASIPSMYPAPMYPLSALGGQHPAFAYTGFTQLTQTYPEHLKAAAMAGSLPLEHWIRAGIMMPRLPDYSS, from the coding sequence ATGGAGAAATCGAAAAACTTCAGAATTGACGCGCTGCTCGCTGATGAGACCAACCGGGTGAGCAGAGACCTTTCCCCGGGTCTGAGCAGCGACAGCCCAGCAGGCAGCCCGGTGTCCTGCCGCCGCGCGGACACACCGTCCCCGCGGGCCGTACAACTTCAAGGAATAATCCACAAACCGGGTGTCCTAAACCTCCCGCATCCAGGACTCGCTTCAATTCCCAGCATGTATCCTGCACCCATGTACCCGTTATCCGCACTGGGTGGCCAGCACCCCGCGTTCGCATACACCGGTTTCACACAGCTGACACAGACCTACCCGGAGCACCTGAAGGCGGCTGCCATGGCGGGGTCTCTGCCCCTGGAGCACTGGATCCGCGCCGGGATCATGATGCCACGACTGCCAGACTACAGCAGTAA